The Haloferax sp. Atlit-12N region CCCGCGACGAGGTCGTCGCGGCCGTCGTCGACGAATACGGCGCGGACCCCGGCGCGGTCGAAGACGCCATCCAAGAGGCGCTCCTCGGCGGTCGGTGCTACGAGCCGCAGGACGGCGTGCTGAAGGCCATCTGAGGCCGTGCCCGGACCGCTCGTCGAACCGATTCCCGGCCATCCCGCCGCGGTAGCGCGGACGAGCAGACACGGGTTTCCCGAGCGCTCGCTCGTCGTCGCCGACTACCACGCCGGCATCGAGGCCGGTCTGCGGTACGAACGCGGGGTGGAACTCCCGTCGAAGGCCGCGGTCCGCCGCGAGCGCCTGCTGTCACTTCTCGACCGGACCGACGCCGACCGACTGGTCGTCCTCGGCGACCTCGGCCACCGCATCGGCGACCCAAAAGGCGACGAGGCCGAGGAGCTGACTGACCTCGTGGAGGCCGTGGCCGACCGCGCCGAACTGACGGTCGTCCCCGGCAACCACGACGGCGGCCTCGCGGACTTCTTCGGCGACGACGTGGAGGTGACCGACCCCGCGGGCGTCCGCCTCGGAGACGTGGGATTCTGCCACGGACACACGTGGCCCTCGCGGGAGGTGCTCGCCGCCGACGTGGTCTGTTCGGCCCACGAACACCCGGCGGTCAGGCTGGAAGACGAGGTCGGCGGCGCGCGGAAAGAGCGCGTCTGGCTCCGCGGCACCCTCGCTCCCGAGGTGTTCGCGGAGCACTACGAGGTCGACCCCGACGAAATCGCGCGAGACGACGCCGAACTCGTGGTGTTTCCGGCCTTCAACGACACCTCGGGCGGGACGTGGGTCAACGTCCCCGGGCAGGGCTTCCTCTCGCCGTTCCTGCCCGACGGCCTCGCGGACGGCGAGGCCTACCTGCTCGACGGCACGCGGTTGGGCGACTACCGGAACGTCTGAGCGGCCGAAGTCGTCGCGGTCGTCAACCGCGCCTTCCCGTTTTTCCGACTCGCCTACGCGAAGACGAACGTGAGAGCTCCGAGCACGAACACGGAGACACCCGTCACGCGGGCGAGTCGCTGCCAGCCGGTCCACTCGCGGAAGAACTCCGGCACGCCCTGTTCTCGCTCTCGAACGGCGTAGGCGACGAACCAGAGCGTCGAGAGCACCAGCACCGCGGCGAAGACGAGTTGCCACGCCGCGAGGTCGCCCCGCTGATTGCCGAGGACCATAAGCAGATTACCGCCGGTGAAGCCGGCCTGCGACAGCCAGAACGACCGTTCGGGCGTCACGTCACCACCGAGTACAGTTGGAGGGCGACGCCGAACGTGTAGAGCGCCGCGCCAACGACGACGAGATAGACGAGCGGGCCCCAGTCTGACGGGACTTGGGCGCGTTCGGGGTCGCGGAGGGCGACGACCGACGCGTAGCCGACTGCGAGCACGCCCGCGGCCGCCGCCGCGGTGTTGATACCCACGCCTCCCGCCGAAACGTCGAGCGCGACGTCGATGGCGGCACAGAGCCCGAAGACGACGAACGCGGACCAGTAGACTCGTTTCGGGGACACGCCCGAAATTGATTCGTGTGCGACATGAAACTCCCGGTCGGGACCGCCCCGAGCGGTGCGCTTAATCGCCTCGAACCGTAACCTCGGTCGATGCCAGACGGCGAGGCCGCCGCCGGAATGGACGCCTTCGCGACGCTCTCGTCGCCCGTTCGAAACGCGCTCTCGGAGCGCGGCTTCACGACGCCCACCGAGCCACAGCGTCGGGCGATTCCCCCGCTTTCCGACGGGAAACACGGCCTCATCATCGCGCCCACGGGCACCGGAAAGACGGAGACGGCGATGCTGCCGGTCTTTTCGGCCATCGCCGACGCCGAGGACCGGTTCGGGATTTCGGCGCTCTACATCACCCCGCTTCGGGCGCTGAACCGCGACATGCGCCAGCGACTCGACTGGTGGGGCGAACAGCTCGACATCGACATCGACGTTCGCCACGGCGACACCACCCAGTACCAGCGCCAGAAGCAGGCGAACGACCCGCCGGACGTGCTGGTGACGACGCCCGAGACGCTGCAGGCGATGCTCACGGGGAAGAAACTCAGGACGGCACTGTCGGACGTGCACCACGTCGTCGTCGACGAGGTCCACGAACTCGCGTCGGCCAAGCGCGGCGCGCAGTTGACAATCGGACTGGAGCGCCTCCGCGAGTTGGCCGGGTCGTTCCAGCGAATCGGCCTCTCGGCGACGGTCGGGTCGCCCGAGGAGGTCGGGAAGTTCCTGACCGGCGACCGCCCGTTCGAGGTCATCGAAGTCGACGTGGACAACCGCGTCGAGTTCGAGGTGGTCCGCCCCGAGGTGACGAACGAGGACGAGGCGCTGGCCGGCAAACTCGCCACCGACCCCGAGATAGCGAGTCACGTCCGGACGATTCGAGACATCGTCCGCGACCACGAGTCGGTGCTCGTCTTCGTCAACACCAGACAGACCGCGGAGGCGCTCGGCTCGCGGTTCAAAGCGCTCGGCGACCCCATCGAGGTCCACCACGGCTCGCTGTCGAAAGACGTGCGAATCGACGTGGAAGACCGCTTCAAGGCCGGCGAGTTGGACGCGCTCATCTGCACGTCGTCGATGGAACTCGGCATCGACGTGGGGCGGGTGGACCACGTCGTC contains the following coding sequences:
- a CDS encoding metallophosphoesterase — its product is MPGPLVEPIPGHPAAVARTSRHGFPERSLVVADYHAGIEAGLRYERGVELPSKAAVRRERLLSLLDRTDADRLVVLGDLGHRIGDPKGDEAEELTDLVEAVADRAELTVVPGNHDGGLADFFGDDVEVTDPAGVRLGDVGFCHGHTWPSREVLAADVVCSAHEHPAVRLEDEVGGARKERVWLRGTLAPEVFAEHYEVDPDEIARDDAELVVFPAFNDTSGGTWVNVPGQGFLSPFLPDGLADGEAYLLDGTRLGDYRNV